A window of Triplophysa rosa unplaced genomic scaffold, Trosa_1v2 scaffold557, whole genome shotgun sequence genomic DNA:
GATGTCTATACGACATCTCACAgcagacgtattgcagatgagcaaactatgcaTTTCAGacgtaaatgcagacatcaaatagatgccTGCGTGCCATCAGGGATAATGCTATTTTGTCAAATGCAAGATGAGCTATTTTGGGTTTAAATCGATTTCTGTGTACATCatattacatataaataataaatacaaaaaatctgaatatttataatttttttattgcatttgatCCCAAAACTGTTCAGATTTACAGTTCTTCAATACAAAAGAAGACTTCATGTCTTCCCTAAATGTAAACGTCTTACACCGTGCCGCtcacgtctggtgtagacagggtgtgtgttaaagtgaaagtgacctattagtcagatacggtgacccatacccgaaatgtcacctctgcatttaacccatccagagagtagtgaacacacgtgcacccggagcagtgggcagctatcactgcagagcccggggagcaagtaggggtcaggtgccttgctcaagggcacctcagtcgttacccgctggCCCCGAGAATCGAAcctgcaaccttctggtcacgagtccgactctctaaccaggTATTACAAATGTGAACTAGATGCATTCTAATTAATATACATGTGATAGACTGACATACAATTCATTTAGATCAAAATGCACACTAATGGACATCCCACATGAAAAATGcttagttttaaaaatgaaacttgtAAATTTTAGAATACTGTAATACTAGTAATTATAATAGTGTATAATCATAGTATGGCATGCAAAAATGATGCGAAAAAtagtaggggtgggaatcacAGGGTACATGACGATACGATACAGTTCGTGATTCATTGCTCACGATACCGATAATATCATGATGTGACAATTCTACGATAATCGATATATTGTTTGGCAATTCTATAACGATACATCACGATATCTGCCTaactatgaaaacaaaatgtccATGAAAAGGATAAGTGCAACATTTGTCTCTTTATTCAAGTCCACAAAACTTTGTTCAGTAGgtaaattaataacatattaCCAACATGAGTAATAGTTCaagtaaattaaacattttatgctCAAATTAAAAGCTTATCTTTGTAAACtgacacatttaaaacattaaattttttttatactGGCACATTTCTAAATTTAACAGCCACTTATTTAAACCTGGGAACATCTTAGTGTTAACcagcttaaataaaataaacctaaaaaaaacatttcagtgcaGCAACTTGCATTAAATCTAAGCACATTAACGTTCATTCACAAATATTCATGGAGCATAATTTATTTTACACGCAATCCTAAATTCTTTCTCAGACTAGTTTGTTCTCGTTTCCCTCATTTGCGGGTTAAGTAATAATGCTTGGAAATATATTCAGAGCATCTTGTTTTATTCATCTCAATCTAAATATAAATCGATATTTGGCACAGCGTATCGTATCGAAGGACAACGATACATCGCCTGCCATATCGATATATTGTCACACCCCTAAAAAATAGGTACAGCATTTAATATTTGAAAGGTAACTATGACTGTTGTCAGCATAGTATTTCTGCAACCACATCGTACAGTGTTATAAttattctttcttgtttttgtttttttgtccagATACTGGACATGTCTACTCAAAAGAAATGCCATGTTTGTAAGGAGAGAATCGGGGTAGCCAGTAAGACATGTCAACACTGTCATGCCAAGCAGCCTTACAAGCAGAAGCTGGAGAAAAGAAAGCAACGATATGCTGAAGAATGGATTTCCAAGCAAAGAAAAAACGGCAGTGTCAATAAAGTCTATGATGCCACATATCTTCTGGTAGGTTTTTCATTCAGACCTTTGTCATAATAGTTAATAATGTCTGATCCTTAGCATTTATGTACATATTTCTTACTTTTTCTACATTTCAGCTGTTCCACTTTGAAAGACAGTCTTGAATTGTCAATAGTGGATACAGATCAGTGTATAGAACATATCCACTAGAGGTCCTGTTGTTGACGCAGTCCGATCGGTGTATGACTGCGAGAAAGATTCAAAATCAGACACGCCTGTTtacttgttgttgtttttttggatATTGAAACAAAAGGATACAGAACGCCTTATATTTCAAGACGAATGGACAtgagaaataaagaaaacaccAACCTCTGTGATGCTGCACATTATATTTGACATTATATTGATAAGCTGGTTGAAGCCTGAAGAACTGACCTAAGATTGGGTGCGTTTGTGTTTTACTCCAGCTGATCTTGTTGTTTCTTAATAAGCATCCAACGATGTTTATATTCACTCTGATGTTGATATTGCGAGATATAattagttcatttttacattttctcctTAGCTGACTTGTTTACTCGATAACATTGtctgacaaacacacattatCATTGTTTTCCCATTGTACATTTGTTGCCTTTCCCTTCATTTCCTTAAGAGTAAATAGAAAATGATGTTAACCTAATTAAAATACACGAGAAGTgataatgttaatgttacatgTAGGTTTAGATAATGTGTATATAGTTTAAACCCTATTTAAAACGTTCATTTTTATGAATTTGGCCAGCCTAAGGTGATATTCTTGTGCATGTCGCCCCCTATCCCAAATGTGTTCTGCACCCCGGACATaaaacagtttttctctgtACTCTGAACttgtagttattttttattttatgattttgttCCAGCTCCATAAGTGGGAAATTTTAGATCGATACCCAGTCGCCCTCCTTGCCAAGAGAACAACACGAGGTTTTTCTGCTGAGTGCTTGTGTCCGTGGCAGATGGACACAGAAGATGTTAAGGATGCCTTTGATAAAATAAAGCGGATATATGAAAGTCTTCTTAATGGTAAGAAACGCGTCATGTGCATGCTGCATTTTCTTTGAAATGATTGCTTATTTGTGATACTCAATTTAAAAAGTCAGCAATAAGGTTATGCAAATGTTGTTGGTAAATAAATAGTCTCAGACATTATGCCCACAGAccgttggctgaacgtctgatgcataaggcacacgtttctggaaacacttcagcgcgttcgaagtcgtcatctgattggttgaattttacaggatttccaGGAGACATCCGTGACGCGTTCCCTAAAAaaggtccgcctggaaacaagaAGAAGCCATCTGAtcgaagaagtaagctgtcgtgtttacaacggttacAATAAGAATACATCACAATCGACTAAATGCTTCATTCTTAAAAAGTATGCAAAGATCACGACATAAGCGTTGTTgttgttaacttttgacacgtttgtgaatgtacaccggtctgttactgcggggacatttccacgcctttAAACATGacacggcacaaaacgaaacgtgattggttgctttacctctcagtcatatggcctcttgccAATGAAAACGGCCTTCAGTATGAAGGTCTGGTTCAGCGAGactagtaaataaataacatttttacctcaagtttacaaaaatatgaatgatatgtgaacatttgaaatgttttatagtGATTAGTGGTGCTAATGTAGTTTAGACCTGCCTTTAACCAGATTTGAATGCTCATGTGTTGCAACAGCTCATCTAAAAGTCCCCTCACAGTTTCTTTTTCTCAGCAGTGTCTGTGACACATGAACCGCCAGAACCAAACAGTGCGGACACATTAGTTATAAAGACCGAGACTTCACCACTAAACCAAGATGCTCTCCCTTCCAGCATCACAGGTGACCACACATCATATTAGACTTTTTAGCTTCAGACTATAGCCCCTTTCACATAGAAATCCTGGTAAATTACCATCAATTTACCAGAATGACTTTACCACTAAATGTGCTGTTCACACAAGCAACGGCATTCCTTCTTTTTACTGCTAAGACAGCGTTCACACAGCGCTCCAGTAATGCGATGTCCTTTAGCAGAACTTTCCTTCTGCTCTGCAGTCGGAGTTGTttgaaaacatgattttatatgCGAACGAACGCAGTCAGCGCGTCCTGCGTTGTACACGCTCTTACCGGTAATCTTCATTCACACAGCGCCTCATACTGGTCATTTACCGGTAATGTTACAGCTTCTGTTCTTAGGTCCTACTGGTGAATTGGCAGTACTGATTCACCTAAAGGTCCCGTTCACACACGATCTGTTAACTGTAATTTGCtggcaatttaccagtaaagaCTGTATGTGTGAAAGGGGCTTATGATTCCGTCACGTTAGAGGAAACTCCTTGTCATTGTTGATGTTTCATTGTGATGCATCTTCTTTCCAAAAGTCAAACATGACTTCTATATGTCTGGAGCGATTTGCAGCTCTCGTAGTGTCCTCAGTCATTTTATGTACGCCACCCAGGTATTGATGTGTTGTTTGCGACAGCTCATGCAAAGGTCCCCTCACGGTTTCTTTTTTCTCAACAGTGGATGTGTCAGAAGAACCAGCAGCATTTAACAGTGAGGACACGACAGTAATAAAAACAGAGACTTTACTACTAAACCAAGATGTTCTTCCTTCTAAAAGCACAGGTGCCGTCACATCAGATTCAGTACTGATTCTGAAACCGAATGTGCTCTTGTTCTTACTTCTGTGTTTTTGACTATGGTTTCTCCTCATCAGCCCTCGCCCCCTCTGCTGGTTTTAAACCGGCTCCTGCGAAGTTGTGGAGTTCCCCACGAAACCGAAAACAACCGAGGCACGCAGACGCTAGTGGTATGTGCGGGTTTATCATTCATACTCAAGCACCATATGAATCAAAGAACAGGGCCTTTCTTACAGTATGTTTGACAAGGATTGGGTAGGTTTCTACACTGGCACATAGTGTACTGTAATATGCATAATTCTTCCGATAGCGTGATAAGCATTGTTATGACTATATAGAACCCAACCATTTTAGTTGAAAAACAATGAGTTTACGTCCacgtttatgtatttatatttaaagaatGCTTTGTTGCTGTGATCACTCCTCATGTTCATGTAActattgaaaatatatatctgtAACATGACTGCAGTGAGGTAAAAAATAGTAGTTTATAGTTATGAACACTACTAAATTTATGATTAATCTAATATTTATCTATAGAAATAATAATCACAGCAACCAATGACTGTCTTGAAGCACGACCCTCGTTAGATGTCTGTTAAACTTATTCTCTTTCTtatcttttaattcatttcagAATGCTCGATTCATCAAGAGGAAACCAGTTTCCCCTCCAAAAAAATACTGAGGAGAAGAATCAGAGAGGTTTGTTAAAAATGATTAAGTATgaattacagtatattacagccgcggaaaacattaagagaccatttcagagaccctTATTCTGAATTGAAAATGTACTATCTATACGTActacataattagaaacaaatgtatagtataatgcaatgtaagtcacttttgataaaagcgtctgccaaatgcataaatgtaaatgtgtttaggtaaaatgatcatttctgtttcattctgtgaactgctaacaacgtttctcccaaatttcaaataaaaaggttgctt
This region includes:
- the LOC130551035 gene encoding uncharacterized protein LOC130551035 isoform X1 — encoded protein: MSTQKKCHVCKERIGVASKTCQHCHAKQPYKQKLEKRKQRYAEEWISKQRKNGSVNKVYDATYLLLHKWEILDRYPVALLAKRTTRGFSAECLCPWQMDTEDVKDAFDKIKRIYESLLNGFPGDIRDAFPKKGPPGNKKKPSDRRTVSVTHEPPEPNSADTLVIKTETSPLNQDALPSSITVDVSEEPAAFNSEDTTVIKTETLLLNQDVLPSKSTALAPSAGFKPAPAKLWSSPRNRKQPRHADASECSIHQEETSFPSKKILRRRIREESESEGLLTLVHVEPEASTSGSSIQSVSPVPVSARCASVGKRSAEPELPEFQQSFLSKPKDYDELYFMSLVGIFKRLSQRKKAEVRMKIERILYEAEFE
- the LOC130551035 gene encoding uncharacterized protein LOC130551035 isoform X2; protein product: MSTQKKCHVCKERIGVASKTCQHCHAKQPYKQKLEKRKQRYAEEWISKQRKNGSVNKVYDATYLLLHKWEILDRYPVALLAKRTTRGFSAECLCPWQMDTEDVKDAFDKIKRIYESLLNGFPGDIRDAFPKKGPPGNKKKPSDRRMSVTHEPPEPNSADTLVIKTETSPLNQDALPSSITVDVSEEPAAFNSEDTTVIKTETLLLNQDVLPSKSTALAPSAGFKPAPAKLWSSPRNRKQPRHADASECSIHQEETSFPSKKILRRRIREESESEGLLTLVHVEPEASTSGSSIQSVSPVPVSARCASVGKRSAEPELPEFQQSFLSKPKDYDELYFMSLVGIFKRLSQRKKAEVRMKIERILYEAEFE
- the LOC130551035 gene encoding uncharacterized protein LOC130551035 isoform X3 — its product is MSTQKKCHVCKERIGVASKTCQHCHAKQPYKQKLEKRKQRYAEEWISKQRKNGSVNKVYDATYLLLHKWEILDRYPVALLAKRTTRGFSAECLCPWQMDTEDVKDAFDKIKRIYESLLNGFPGDIRDAFPKKGPPGNKKKPSDRRTVSVTHEPPEPNSADTLVIKTETSPLNQDALPSSITVDVSEEPAAFNSEDTTVIKTETLLLNQDVLPSKSTALAPSAGFKPAPAKLWSSPRNRKQPRHADASECSIHQEETSFPSKKILRRRIRERMRPEKVEIFRWR
- the LOC130551035 gene encoding uncharacterized protein LOC130551035 isoform X4; translation: MDTEDVKDAFDKIKRIYESLLNGFPGDIRDAFPKKGPPGNKKKPSDRRTVSVTHEPPEPNSADTLVIKTETSPLNQDALPSSITVDVSEEPAAFNSEDTTVIKTETLLLNQDVLPSKSTALAPSAGFKPAPAKLWSSPRNRKQPRHADASECSIHQEETSFPSKKILRRRIREESESEGLLTLVHVEPEASTSGSSIQSVSPVPVSARCASVGKRSAEPELPEFQQSFLSKPKDYDELYFMSLVGIFKRLSQRKKAEVRMKIERILYEAEFE